The following are encoded together in the Xanthomonas vesicatoria ATCC 35937 genome:
- a CDS encoding HpcH/HpaI aldolase family protein has protein sequence MAYAVGVLNALPSVQLCELLGRLGYGFVVLDLEHVLRAPDALEHAIRACELSGCEAWVRVPEVDAKLIGRVLDAGARGIVVPRAESAQQMARAVAAARFPPLGQRGITGGRVTGFGNVDLPTYIAQANRDIRIVPMIESAAGIAALDEILAVPGVALVMEGALDLALDLGLGPQPTHAQVWELLLQLHAHCRAADVPFCPNPRTDAQRTHWLQQPDLRWLLAGEDRALIQRALRGHLATFDAPASLPACRSTP, from the coding sequence ATGGCGTATGCGGTTGGCGTTCTGAATGCATTGCCCAGCGTGCAGCTGTGCGAGCTGCTGGGCCGCCTCGGCTACGGGTTCGTGGTGCTGGATCTGGAGCACGTGCTGCGCGCGCCGGACGCGCTGGAACATGCGATCCGCGCCTGTGAGCTGTCCGGCTGCGAGGCGTGGGTGCGGGTGCCGGAGGTGGACGCCAAACTGATCGGCCGGGTGCTGGATGCCGGTGCGCGCGGCATCGTGGTGCCGCGTGCCGAGTCGGCGCAACAGATGGCGCGCGCCGTCGCCGCGGCGCGTTTCCCGCCGCTTGGTCAGCGCGGGATCACCGGTGGCCGCGTCACCGGCTTCGGCAACGTCGACCTGCCCACCTATATCGCCCAGGCCAATCGTGACATCCGCATCGTGCCGATGATCGAAAGCGCCGCCGGCATTGCCGCGCTTGACGAGATTCTCGCTGTGCCCGGCGTGGCGCTGGTGATGGAAGGCGCGCTGGATCTGGCGCTGGATTTGGGCCTGGGTCCGCAGCCCACGCATGCGCAGGTGTGGGAATTGCTGCTGCAGCTGCACGCGCACTGCCGCGCCGCCGATGTGCCGTTCTGCCCCAATCCACGGACCGATGCGCAACGCACGCACTGGCTGCAACAACCGGATCTGCGCTGGCTGCTCGCCGGCGAGGACCGCGCCCTGATCCAACGCGCGCTGCGTGGCCATCTGGCCACGTTCGACGCGCCCGCCTCACTACCCGCCTGCAGGAGCACGCCGTAG
- a CDS encoding TonB-dependent receptor family protein, which translates to MSTIRLHTLSLAIAAASCGLPQLALAIDTPAVETSAGVNDQTPIRALDAIQVQGSLLGRSKPDDVQRYAGSRQVIDREQLRNGGNRSLDDALQRVPGIKIFDETGTGALPQIMLRGLYESRSGRVQVLEDGIPLALAPYGQTSLSLFPVGLNQIDRIDIVRGGAAVQYGPNNVGGVINLVSKDISSEWSTTLAHKVTAGGQGQFLQDSALSSGGYLTDNFGMQVDANRTYGEYWRAHSDTDISNLRVRAEWWLDDTKLIKASVQRYLVDMDLAGALSPDDYRRDPRQSTRPLDTFNGRTTRASLSYEQLFGDWGPMKDVRLSWTNFSARSSRNFIVGMRQAATETWRSDLPPQLRQTAPRDFRVVGSEPRLSWSMGEAGGVQQQWTAGVRAVREDIDFLVGNLRLRDGLFTSVRDWQFEDRALAAYVSNAITLPDARITVTPGLRYERLDSRYFNRATGVSTLNQTRDVLPGLTVGFQANAQWFFYADGQRSMRAPQVTQIIFGNNLDAELAWNYEAGTRYQPNDRTRIQVGGYLIDFDQQIQLDNTTRVFRNLGKTRHQGGEVELQWSPEQLRALTLNAGYAYLDASQESGAFRGLRVPYTSRNQITLGGNYALGHTTVALSGYYFSKAFSDAANTVQENAIASVGQLPAYMVWNTQVSHTLFERDGQKFSASLAINNLFDRQYWFRGVDTSPWGRQAAPGRTFTAGVEYTF; encoded by the coding sequence ATGTCGACGATCCGTTTGCACACCCTGAGCCTGGCCATCGCCGCAGCCAGCTGCGGTCTGCCGCAGCTGGCGCTTGCCATAGATACGCCGGCTGTCGAGACGTCGGCTGGCGTGAATGACCAGACACCGATCCGTGCACTGGATGCGATCCAGGTACAGGGCAGCCTGCTTGGCCGTTCCAAACCGGACGACGTACAGCGCTACGCGGGCAGCCGCCAGGTGATCGATCGCGAGCAGTTGCGCAATGGCGGCAATCGCTCACTCGACGATGCGCTGCAACGCGTACCTGGCATCAAGATCTTCGACGAGACCGGCACCGGCGCATTGCCGCAGATCATGTTGCGCGGCCTGTACGAAAGCCGCAGCGGCCGCGTGCAGGTACTCGAAGACGGCATCCCGCTGGCGCTGGCGCCGTATGGGCAGACCAGCCTGTCGTTGTTTCCAGTGGGACTCAATCAGATCGATCGCATCGACATCGTGCGCGGCGGCGCGGCGGTGCAGTACGGTCCGAACAACGTGGGCGGGGTGATCAACCTGGTCAGCAAGGACATCTCCAGCGAGTGGAGCACCACGCTGGCGCACAAGGTCACGGCCGGTGGCCAGGGCCAGTTCCTGCAAGACAGCGCGCTGAGCAGCGGCGGCTATCTGACCGACAACTTCGGCATGCAGGTCGATGCCAATCGCACCTACGGCGAGTATTGGCGTGCGCATAGCGATACCGACATCAGCAATCTGCGCGTGCGTGCGGAATGGTGGCTGGACGACACCAAGCTGATCAAGGCCAGCGTGCAGCGGTATCTGGTCGACATGGACCTGGCCGGCGCGCTCAGCCCGGACGATTACCGGCGCGACCCGCGTCAGTCCACGCGCCCATTGGACACCTTCAACGGCCGTACCACGCGTGCATCACTGAGCTATGAGCAATTGTTCGGCGACTGGGGGCCAATGAAGGATGTCCGCTTGTCTTGGACCAATTTCAGCGCGCGCAGCAGCCGTAACTTCATCGTCGGCATGCGCCAGGCCGCCACCGAAACCTGGCGCTCGGACCTGCCGCCGCAACTGCGCCAGACCGCACCGCGCGACTTCCGCGTGGTGGGCAGCGAGCCGCGTCTGAGCTGGAGCATGGGCGAAGCCGGCGGCGTGCAACAGCAGTGGACCGCAGGCGTGCGCGCGGTGCGCGAGGACATCGATTTTCTGGTCGGCAATCTACGCTTGCGCGATGGCTTGTTCACCAGCGTGCGCGACTGGCAGTTCGAAGACCGTGCGTTGGCCGCCTATGTCAGCAATGCGATCACGCTGCCGGACGCGCGCATCACCGTCACGCCCGGGTTACGCTACGAGCGCCTGGATTCGCGCTATTTCAACCGCGCTACCGGGGTGAGTACGCTCAACCAGACCCGCGATGTGCTGCCCGGCCTGACGGTCGGCTTCCAGGCAAACGCGCAATGGTTCTTCTATGCGGACGGGCAGCGTTCGATGCGCGCGCCGCAGGTCACCCAGATCATCTTCGGCAACAATCTGGATGCCGAGCTGGCATGGAACTACGAAGCCGGCACGCGCTATCAACCCAATGACCGTACCCGCATCCAGGTCGGTGGCTACCTGATCGATTTCGATCAGCAGATCCAGCTGGACAACACCACCCGCGTGTTCCGCAATCTGGGCAAGACCCGCCATCAAGGTGGCGAGGTGGAGCTGCAATGGAGCCCGGAACAGCTGCGTGCGCTGACCCTCAACGCGGGCTACGCGTATCTGGATGCCAGCCAGGAATCGGGGGCGTTCCGCGGTTTGCGCGTTCCGTATACCTCGCGCAATCAGATCACCCTGGGCGGCAACTACGCACTCGGTCATACCACTGTCGCGCTCTCCGGTTATTACTTCAGCAAGGCCTTCAGCGATGCGGCCAACACCGTGCAAGAGAACGCCATCGCCTCGGTGGGCCAGTTGCCGGCCTACATGGTCTGGAACACGCAGGTGAGCCACACGTTGTTCGAACGCGATGGGCAGAAATTCAGTGCGTCGCTAGCGATCAACAATCTGTTCGACCGGCAATACTGGTTCCGTGGCGTGGACACCAGCCCGTGGGGCCGTCAGGCCGCACCCGGACGGACCTTCACTGCAGGTGTGGAGTACACGTTCTAA
- a CDS encoding ATP-grasp domain-containing protein: MTATSAAPLVILTHVCHPAITDGFLPAAHAQGVPVWLLTDHRLDHLAYFHDHPAHAPQRVIECDVFNPLGVLDALHDAGVLPRAVFSNSDHLQTSTAVVAAGLGLPGKDWQVCYAAKNKAAMRQRLRARGLPCPWFCTLMPGAAVPTDLPWPVVAKPREGVASLDVRHCADAAQLQCYLDDLWQRHPQRTVLLEGMLHGPLFTLETLGDGDRLRAIGGFKVRLSPPPHFVECEAQWDAHVQTPVIAQALQQLRAFGVGFGVCHSEFILTADGPVLVEINYRSIGDRREFLLDGMFGGQWFSAALAPHLGQPLPQLRSTCAHALLRYYVAERDGELIAASEDRRHHDAHSDVQYRRMRTPGERIQLSHSNKDYLGVLSAVASDAQALQQAVVHAEAGLHWRIDNAQVHP; the protein is encoded by the coding sequence ATGACTGCGACATCCGCTGCACCGTTGGTGATCCTCACCCATGTCTGCCACCCGGCCATCACCGACGGCTTCTTGCCGGCCGCGCACGCGCAAGGCGTGCCGGTGTGGCTGTTGACCGACCATCGCCTCGATCACCTGGCCTATTTCCACGACCACCCTGCGCACGCGCCGCAACGGGTGATCGAATGCGATGTCTTCAATCCGCTGGGCGTGCTCGATGCACTGCACGACGCCGGCGTACTGCCGCGCGCAGTGTTCAGCAATAGCGACCATCTGCAGACCAGCACCGCCGTGGTGGCCGCCGGCCTCGGGCTGCCGGGCAAGGACTGGCAGGTGTGCTACGCCGCCAAGAACAAGGCCGCAATGCGGCAACGCTTGCGTGCGCGCGGCCTGCCCTGCCCCTGGTTCTGCACGCTGATGCCGGGCGCCGCCGTGCCAACCGATCTTCCGTGGCCGGTGGTCGCCAAACCGCGCGAAGGCGTGGCCAGCCTGGATGTGCGCCACTGCGCCGACGCTGCGCAATTGCAATGCTATCTGGACGATCTGTGGCAGCGCCACCCGCAGCGCACCGTGCTGCTGGAAGGCATGTTGCACGGCCCGCTGTTCACCCTGGAAACGTTGGGCGACGGCGACAGGCTGCGCGCCATCGGCGGCTTCAAGGTACGGCTGTCGCCACCGCCGCATTTTGTCGAATGCGAGGCGCAGTGGGATGCACATGTCCAGACGCCGGTGATTGCGCAGGCGCTGCAGCAGCTGCGCGCCTTCGGCGTCGGGTTCGGGGTGTGCCATAGCGAATTCATCCTCACCGCCGATGGCCCGGTGCTGGTGGAGATCAACTACCGCAGCATCGGCGACCGCCGCGAATTTCTGCTCGATGGCATGTTCGGCGGGCAATGGTTTTCCGCCGCGCTGGCGCCGCACCTGGGCCAGCCATTGCCGCAGCTGCGCAGCACGTGCGCGCATGCGCTGCTGCGCTATTACGTAGCCGAGCGCGACGGCGAGCTGATCGCCGCCAGCGAAGACCGCCGCCATCACGACGCGCACAGCGATGTGCAGTACCGACGCATGCGTACACCGGGCGAACGCATCCAGCTGAGCCATTCCAACAAGGATTACCTGGGCGTGTTGAGCGCCGTGGCCAGCGATGCACAGGCGCTGCAGCAGGCAGTAGTGCATGCCGAAGCCGGCCTGCACTGGCGCATCGACAACGCGCAGGTGCACCCATGA
- a CDS encoding IucA/IucC family siderophore biosynthesis protein, with protein MSSAADQRYIATRIIDACLREDLRAIVSRGTSAAPDASVLAAWTDPSPVDGWWRIAHLPDGTLWLPIHRHGVLQDISACGDRWIVQTDAAAHVEHGARAWLQRMSAELDAQTQQLHRAYADEADCAVAHRALARQAYAAQVPALVHALEHEEAAERAYRCDQLASYRDHPFYPTARAKAGLDADELRHYAPEFAPTFALRWLAVPRALARCTSAPPDAVWPDFATLGLPPALAATHIAWPVHPLVWERLEQPGFALPPGTLRAPQAWLEVRPTLSVRTLVPLLHPQLHLKLPIPMRTLGALNLRLIKPSTLYDGHWLERALRRIDTHDAALQGRCVFVDESHGGHVGDTRHLAYLIRRYPPLDDTTLVPVAALCAPMPDGRPLALHLADRFAHGNVHAWWREYTELLLAVHLRLWLRYGIALEANQQNSVLVYAHGQPTRLLMKDNDAARISMSHLRAQLPDIDTLGALQDARIAVDQTHALAQMFCTIVLQLDLQAVLDGLAEWQPALRAPLAAHLQEQVAQTLATLDADGIDTAPARRLLATPRLPVKYLLSAGSLLSKQLTGATDINKFYGDSAPNPFGTAFAQAHAAPQPCRHAGGQR; from the coding sequence ATGAGCAGCGCCGCCGACCAGCGCTACATCGCCACCCGCATCATCGATGCCTGCCTGCGCGAGGACCTGCGCGCGATCGTCAGCCGGGGCACGTCCGCCGCGCCCGACGCGAGCGTGCTGGCGGCGTGGACCGATCCCAGCCCGGTGGACGGCTGGTGGCGCATCGCGCATCTGCCCGACGGCACGCTGTGGTTGCCGATCCATCGACACGGCGTGCTGCAGGACATCAGCGCCTGCGGCGACCGCTGGATCGTGCAGACCGACGCCGCAGCGCACGTCGAACACGGCGCGCGCGCGTGGCTGCAACGCATGAGCGCCGAGCTGGATGCGCAGACGCAGCAGCTGCACCGTGCCTATGCCGACGAAGCCGACTGCGCCGTCGCACACCGCGCGCTTGCGCGACAGGCGTATGCGGCCCAGGTGCCGGCCTTGGTGCATGCGCTAGAGCACGAAGAGGCCGCCGAACGTGCATACCGCTGCGACCAGCTGGCCAGCTACCGCGATCATCCGTTCTATCCCACCGCACGCGCCAAGGCCGGGCTGGACGCAGACGAACTGCGTCACTACGCGCCGGAATTTGCGCCCACCTTCGCGCTGCGCTGGTTGGCGGTTCCGCGTGCGCTGGCCCGTTGCACCAGCGCGCCGCCGGATGCGGTATGGCCGGACTTCGCTACCCTGGGGCTGCCGCCCGCGCTCGCCGCGACGCACATCGCCTGGCCGGTGCATCCGCTGGTCTGGGAGCGCCTGGAGCAGCCGGGCTTCGCGCTTCCACCCGGCACGCTGCGGGCACCGCAGGCCTGGCTGGAGGTGCGCCCTACCCTGTCGGTGCGCACCCTGGTGCCGCTGCTGCATCCGCAGTTGCATCTCAAGCTGCCGATCCCGATGCGCACGCTAGGCGCATTGAACCTGCGCCTGATCAAGCCCTCCACGCTGTACGACGGGCATTGGCTGGAGCGCGCGCTACGGCGTATCGACACGCACGATGCCGCATTGCAGGGGCGTTGCGTATTCGTGGACGAGTCGCATGGCGGACATGTCGGCGACACCCGGCATCTGGCCTATCTGATACGGCGCTATCCGCCCTTGGATGACACCACGCTGGTCCCGGTGGCCGCGCTGTGCGCGCCGATGCCCGATGGACGGCCGCTGGCGCTGCATCTGGCCGACCGGTTCGCACACGGAAACGTGCACGCCTGGTGGCGCGAGTACACCGAGTTGTTGCTCGCGGTGCATCTGCGGCTGTGGTTGCGCTACGGCATTGCCCTGGAAGCCAACCAACAAAACAGCGTGCTGGTCTATGCGCACGGCCAGCCCACGCGTCTGTTGATGAAGGACAACGACGCCGCGCGGATATCGATGTCGCATCTACGTGCGCAGCTACCGGACATCGACACGCTGGGCGCGCTGCAGGACGCACGGATCGCGGTGGACCAGACACACGCGCTGGCACAGATGTTTTGCACCATCGTGCTGCAATTGGATCTGCAGGCGGTACTGGACGGCCTGGCCGAATGGCAGCCGGCCTTGCGCGCGCCGCTGGCGGCGCACTTGCAGGAGCAGGTTGCGCAGACGCTGGCAACGCTGGATGCCGACGGTATCGACACCGCGCCTGCGCGACGCCTGCTGGCCACGCCGCGGTTGCCGGTGAAATACCTGCTCAGTGCCGGCAGCCTGCTCAGCAAGCAGCTCACCGGCGCCACCGACATCAACAAGTTCTATGGCGACAGCGCGCCCAATCCGTTCGGCACCGCGTTCGCCCAGGCACATGCAGCCCCGCAGCCATGTCGGCATGCCGGTGGTCAGCGATGA
- a CDS encoding MFS transporter, giving the protein MKRILGPVLAAHYLAAFTALGMPLFLPQVLAELAPTAAVGWSGVLYVLPTLCTALTAGTWGRLADRYGRKRSLLRAQLGLALGFAIAGFAPSLSWLVVGLIVQGTCGGSLAAANAYLASQPQAGPLARALDWTQYSARLAMVSAPALLGLAIALGPAQSLYRALALLPLLAFALTWRLPADQPTARPRATAPSSSGTEQAARPSTAASALWPALLIAQFLFCFAMVVTFPYFIPYALARGAGHDALAGLLYSLPHLVYLVVLPWWRRGDGEAWLIPGLLLFALACLWQALLHDAIALAAARLLFGVGMLFGLRGLNRSLALVASGQGAGRLFGRFDACGKWAGVAAGAAAGALAQAAGPALPFLAAAVAAAGTALTVAVRFPSRRTADVAAHDA; this is encoded by the coding sequence ATGAAACGCATTCTTGGCCCGGTGCTGGCCGCCCACTATCTGGCGGCCTTCACCGCCCTGGGTATGCCGCTGTTTCTGCCGCAGGTCCTGGCCGAACTGGCGCCCACCGCCGCAGTCGGCTGGAGCGGCGTGCTGTACGTGTTGCCCACCTTGTGCACTGCGTTAACGGCGGGCACCTGGGGGCGGCTGGCCGATCGCTATGGACGCAAACGCTCGTTGCTGCGCGCGCAACTGGGGCTGGCGCTGGGCTTTGCGATTGCCGGCTTCGCACCGTCGCTGAGCTGGCTGGTGGTCGGGCTGATCGTGCAAGGCACCTGCGGCGGTTCGCTGGCGGCAGCCAACGCCTATCTGGCCAGCCAACCGCAGGCCGGCCCGTTGGCGCGTGCGCTGGACTGGACGCAGTATTCGGCGCGGCTGGCGATGGTCAGCGCACCGGCATTGCTGGGGCTGGCGATTGCCTTGGGCCCGGCGCAATCGCTCTACCGCGCGCTCGCGTTGCTGCCCCTACTGGCGTTTGCATTGACGTGGCGGTTGCCGGCGGATCAGCCCACCGCGCGTCCACGCGCTACAGCGCCGTCGTCGTCGGGCACCGAGCAGGCAGCGCGTCCGTCGACCGCCGCCTCGGCGCTGTGGCCGGCGTTGTTGATCGCGCAGTTTCTGTTCTGCTTCGCGATGGTGGTGACCTTCCCGTATTTCATTCCCTACGCGCTTGCGCGCGGTGCCGGTCACGACGCGCTTGCCGGCCTGCTCTACAGCCTGCCGCATCTGGTGTACCTGGTGGTGTTGCCGTGGTGGCGGCGCGGCGATGGTGAGGCTTGGCTCATTCCGGGGCTGCTGCTGTTTGCGCTGGCCTGCCTGTGGCAGGCGCTGTTGCACGACGCCATCGCGCTGGCGGCGGCGCGCCTGCTGTTCGGCGTCGGCATGTTGTTCGGCCTGCGCGGGCTCAATCGCAGCCTGGCCCTGGTCGCCAGCGGCCAGGGTGCCGGCCGCCTGTTCGGCCGCTTCGATGCGTGCGGCAAGTGGGCGGGCGTGGCCGCTGGCGCCGCCGCCGGTGCGCTGGCCCAGGCGGCCGGCCCCGCCCTCCCCTTCCTGGCCGCCGCCGTCGCTGCGGCTGGCACTGCGCTCACCGTTGCGGTGCGCTTTCCTTCAAGGAGAACTGCCGATGTCGCTGCACACGATGCATGA
- a CDS encoding IucA/IucC family protein, with amino-acid sequence MSLHTMHDPWYDSMADAQACSCWLNCYLREFAIPQRTADFDYRGPDRPGPRVAEHRWLRIDLGDSGALCVRIAYADRLGRCRFASTPFLKSAGQPWHALDAHALARCLLQALGSTQAVNPELLAQSANSVAITAAMLRQAHRTAPTGDAMIDAEQSMLWGHALHPTPKSREGVALDQVLACAPETRAAFQLFWFRIDPRLLRVQGRDVRASLRQLSGSDDLYPCHPWEAQRLRDDPLLRTLQSRGWITPVGLRGDVLRPTSSVRTLYHPQLDYFLKCSVHVRLTNCVRKNAWYELESAVALTDLLAPSWQALAAQVLGFDVMLEPAATSLDVAQIDRALHDADPQAARALSESFGILYRNSVPAAQRARWQPQVAAALFTCDAQGNSVCAQRLQMRSNAQMDRHTATLLWFRAYAGLLLDGVWSALFQHGIVLEPHLQNTVIGFADGWPTRVWIRDLEGTKLLAHHWPEVRLHGVGERARQSLYYTPEQGWNRVAYCALVNNLAEAIFHLTEGDGVLEARLWQCVSELAARWQQRHGTQPALQGLIDGAPLPGKNNLGTRLLQRADRQSDYTPLPNPIAHIATARQVAA; translated from the coding sequence ATGTCGCTGCACACGATGCATGACCCCTGGTACGACAGCATGGCCGACGCGCAGGCTTGCAGTTGCTGGCTCAACTGCTACCTGCGCGAGTTCGCCATCCCGCAACGCACAGCCGACTTTGATTACCGCGGGCCTGACCGCCCCGGGCCGCGCGTGGCCGAGCACCGCTGGCTACGCATCGACCTTGGCGATAGCGGCGCGCTCTGCGTGCGTATCGCCTACGCTGACCGCCTGGGCCGCTGTCGTTTCGCTTCCACGCCGTTTCTCAAGAGCGCCGGGCAACCCTGGCACGCACTGGACGCGCATGCGCTGGCGCGCTGCCTGCTGCAAGCGTTGGGCAGCACGCAGGCGGTCAATCCGGAGCTCCTCGCGCAAAGCGCCAACAGCGTGGCGATCACCGCGGCGATGCTGCGCCAGGCGCACCGCACAGCACCCACCGGCGATGCAATGATCGATGCCGAGCAATCGATGCTGTGGGGCCACGCACTGCATCCCACACCGAAAAGTCGTGAAGGCGTCGCGCTCGATCAGGTGCTCGCCTGCGCACCGGAAACGCGTGCGGCATTTCAGCTGTTCTGGTTCCGCATCGACCCGCGCCTGCTGCGCGTGCAAGGCAGGGATGTCCGCGCCAGTCTGCGGCAACTTTCCGGTAGCGACGATCTCTACCCCTGCCATCCGTGGGAGGCGCAACGCCTGCGCGACGACCCGCTGCTGCGCACCTTGCAATCACGCGGATGGATCACGCCGGTCGGCCTGCGCGGCGATGTATTGCGGCCTACCTCGTCGGTGCGGACGCTGTATCACCCGCAGCTGGATTATTTCCTCAAGTGTTCCGTGCACGTGCGGTTGACCAACTGCGTCCGCAAGAATGCCTGGTACGAACTGGAAAGTGCGGTGGCGCTCACCGACCTGCTGGCGCCCAGCTGGCAGGCACTGGCGGCGCAGGTACTGGGTTTCGACGTGATGCTGGAACCTGCGGCCACATCGCTGGATGTCGCGCAGATCGACCGCGCCCTGCACGATGCCGACCCGCAGGCCGCACGTGCGTTGTCGGAAAGCTTCGGCATCCTGTATCGCAACTCCGTTCCCGCTGCGCAACGCGCACGTTGGCAGCCGCAGGTGGCCGCCGCGCTGTTCACCTGCGATGCCCAGGGCAACAGCGTGTGTGCCCAACGCTTGCAGATGCGAAGCAACGCGCAGATGGATCGCCACACCGCCACGTTGCTGTGGTTCCGCGCCTATGCGGGCCTGTTGCTGGATGGGGTGTGGAGCGCGCTGTTCCAGCACGGCATCGTGCTGGAACCGCATCTGCAGAACACCGTGATCGGGTTTGCCGACGGCTGGCCGACGCGCGTGTGGATCCGCGATCTGGAAGGCACCAAGTTGCTGGCCCACCATTGGCCGGAAGTGCGTTTGCACGGCGTGGGCGAACGTGCGCGGCAATCGCTGTACTACACGCCGGAACAAGGCTGGAACCGTGTGGCGTATTGCGCACTGGTGAACAACCTGGCGGAAGCCATCTTCCATCTGACAGAAGGCGATGGCGTGCTGGAAGCGCGTCTGTGGCAGTGCGTCAGCGAGCTCGCCGCACGCTGGCAACAACGCCACGGTACGCAGCCTGCGCTGCAAGGCCTGATCGACGGCGCTCCACTGCCGGGCAAGAACAATCTCGGCACACGCCTGCTGCAACGCGCCGATCGCCAATCCGACTACACGCCATTGCCCAACCCGATTGCCCACATCGCCACCGCACGGCAGGTGGCGGCGTGA
- a CDS encoding type III PLP-dependent enzyme: MSLRIDTAAVIHALPQLRASSDGPLCAYLYDLTALDAHAAWMRAQLPAQCELFYAAKANAEPQILHTLAPHVDGFEGASGGELAWLHAQQPQAALLFGGPGKLDSELAQAAALPDCTVHVESIRELQRLAAIAARAGRCVPVFLRMNIAVPGAQGTRLMMGGQPSPFGLDPQDLDAAMHLLRVSPSLRLEGFHFHLMSHQREAGAQLHLVAAYLRTVQQWRQTYALGPLRVNAGGGFGVDYLAPDSSFDWAGFCAGLPALLHEHGSTLRLRLEPGRYVSASCGWYLMEVLDLKRSHGAWFAIARGGTHHFRTPAAQAHDHPFRVLRGTHAPVISDTPVTLVGQLCTPKDVLARNQPVAALAPGDCLAFPLAGAYAWNISHQQFLMHPPPQKVFLPPID, translated from the coding sequence GTGAGCCTGCGTATCGATACCGCCGCGGTCATCCACGCGCTTCCGCAGCTGCGGGCAAGCAGCGACGGCCCGCTTTGCGCATATCTCTACGATCTGACCGCACTGGATGCACATGCGGCCTGGATGCGCGCGCAGCTGCCGGCGCAGTGCGAGCTGTTCTATGCGGCCAAAGCCAATGCGGAGCCGCAGATCCTGCACACGCTTGCGCCGCATGTGGATGGCTTCGAGGGCGCGTCCGGCGGCGAATTGGCCTGGCTGCATGCGCAGCAACCACAGGCGGCACTGCTGTTCGGGGGGCCAGGGAAACTCGACAGCGAGCTGGCCCAGGCCGCTGCCCTGCCCGACTGCACCGTGCATGTGGAAAGCATCCGCGAGCTGCAACGCCTGGCGGCCATTGCGGCCCGCGCCGGCCGCTGCGTCCCGGTGTTTTTGCGCATGAACATCGCCGTGCCCGGCGCGCAGGGCACGCGGCTGATGATGGGCGGGCAACCCTCGCCCTTCGGCCTGGACCCGCAAGATCTGGACGCCGCCATGCACCTGCTGCGTGTCAGCCCGTCGCTGCGGCTGGAGGGCTTTCATTTCCATCTGATGTCGCATCAGCGCGAGGCCGGCGCACAACTGCACCTGGTTGCTGCGTACTTGCGCACTGTGCAGCAATGGCGTCAGACCTATGCGCTTGGGCCGTTGCGGGTCAACGCGGGCGGCGGCTTTGGCGTGGATTATCTGGCACCGGACTCCTCGTTCGACTGGGCCGGCTTCTGCGCCGGGCTGCCCGCGCTGCTGCACGAACACGGCAGCACGCTGCGCCTGCGCCTGGAGCCGGGCCGCTATGTCAGCGCCAGCTGCGGTTGGTATCTGATGGAAGTCCTGGACCTCAAGCGCAGCCACGGCGCCTGGTTCGCGATCGCCCGCGGCGGCACCCACCACTTCCGCACACCGGCCGCGCAGGCGCACGACCATCCGTTCCGCGTACTGCGCGGCACGCACGCGCCGGTGATCAGCGACACACCGGTGACGCTGGTCGGCCAGCTCTGCACGCCCAAGGACGTGCTGGCGCGCAACCAACCCGTCGCCGCACTGGCACCGGGCGACTGCCTCGCCTTTCCGCTGGCCGGCGCTTACGCATGGAATATTTCACATCAGCAGTTTTTGATGCACCCGCCGCCGCAGAAGGTGTTCCTGCCGCCGATCGACTGA